One genomic segment of Mycolicibacterium psychrotolerans includes these proteins:
- a CDS encoding HTH-type transcriptional regulator AldR, with the protein MSEQSSERSGQRNAGPKDVRAAIDDVDRRILTALHDDARMPNSALADLVGIAASTCHGRVRRLQELGVIRGFYADIDPAAIGLTLQAMISVSLQANARGKIRNFIGHIRSKPQVMDVYFLAGADDFLLHVAARDTDDLRSFVVENLNADADVAGTQTSLIFEHLRGASPL; encoded by the coding sequence GTGTCAGAGCAATCGTCGGAACGATCCGGCCAGCGAAACGCAGGGCCGAAGGATGTTCGAGCGGCCATCGACGACGTCGACCGGCGCATCCTCACGGCCCTGCACGACGACGCCCGGATGCCGAACAGCGCGCTGGCCGACCTCGTCGGCATCGCGGCGTCGACGTGCCACGGGAGGGTGCGCCGGCTGCAGGAGCTGGGCGTGATCCGGGGGTTCTACGCCGACATCGATCCCGCGGCGATCGGGCTGACGCTGCAGGCGATGATCTCGGTCAGCCTGCAGGCCAACGCGCGCGGCAAGATCCGCAACTTCATCGGCCACATCCGGAGCAAGCCGCAGGTGATGGACGTGTACTTCCTCGCCGGTGCCGACGACTTCCTGCTGCACGTCGCCGCACGCGACACCGACGACCTTCGCTCGTTCGTCGTGGAGAACCTCAACGCCGACGCCGACGTCGCCGGCACGCAGACGTCGTTGATCTTCGAGCATCTGCGCGGCGCGTCCCCGCTGTGA
- a CDS encoding DUF1641 domain-containing protein: protein MGTNGEASAPVLEPAALSGPSASVRERLDDPRIAEALNTLLEHADLLAVLVTGLDGFVRRGDDITANLTSALGELKGQSVELSRLSSSLAQLSGGLVHAAPAITTLLNSPLTDPQGAEVIAAFGDAMVSARASVPPAPRGVRGLWKTLRGAAKDPDVARGVAYLLEVARVFGRRV, encoded by the coding sequence ATGGGCACCAACGGTGAAGCGAGCGCTCCCGTCCTGGAACCGGCCGCTCTCTCCGGGCCGTCGGCCTCCGTCCGGGAACGGCTCGACGATCCCCGCATCGCCGAGGCGCTCAACACGTTGCTCGAGCACGCGGATCTCCTCGCGGTGCTCGTCACCGGCCTCGACGGCTTCGTGCGCCGCGGCGACGACATCACCGCGAATCTGACCTCGGCGCTGGGCGAGCTCAAGGGCCAATCCGTTGAGCTGAGCCGGTTGTCGTCCAGCCTGGCGCAACTGTCGGGCGGCCTGGTGCACGCGGCCCCGGCGATCACCACGCTGCTGAACTCGCCGCTGACCGACCCGCAGGGCGCGGAGGTGATCGCCGCGTTCGGCGACGCCATGGTGTCGGCGCGCGCGTCCGTCCCGCCGGCGCCCCGCGGGGTGCGCGGACTGTGGAAGACGCTGCGCGGCGCGGCCAAAGACCCCGATGTGGCACGTGGTGTGGCGTACCTGCTCGAGGTGGCCCGCGTCTTCGGACGGCGGGTCTGA
- a CDS encoding NADH-quinone oxidoreductase subunit B family protein, with protein sequence MASVLWFQGGACSGNTMSFLNAEEPNVVDLIVDFGLDLLWHPSLGLELGQNAQKVFRDCASGERPLDIFVFEGTVMEAYEGRADMFADRPMKDWVTELAAAAQIVVAIGDCACWGGIPAMEPNPSGSTGLQFHKREKGGFLGSDFRSKMGLPVINVPGCPAHPDWITQILVALATGRAGDITLDDLHRPETFFKTFTQTGCTRVQFFEYKQSTLSFGEGTRTGCLFYEFGCRGPMTHSPCNRILWNRQSSKTRAGMPCLGCTEPEFPHFDLAPGTLFKTQKVSGMIPKEVPEGTDHLTYMGLAAAARIAAPQWSKEDMFVV encoded by the coding sequence ATGGCATCGGTGCTGTGGTTCCAGGGTGGTGCCTGTAGCGGCAACACCATGTCCTTCCTCAACGCGGAGGAACCGAACGTCGTCGACCTGATCGTCGACTTCGGGCTGGACCTGCTGTGGCATCCGTCGCTGGGGCTCGAACTCGGGCAGAACGCGCAGAAGGTGTTCCGGGACTGCGCCAGCGGCGAACGCCCACTGGACATCTTCGTGTTCGAGGGCACCGTGATGGAGGCCTACGAGGGCCGGGCCGACATGTTCGCCGACCGCCCGATGAAGGACTGGGTCACCGAGCTCGCCGCCGCCGCGCAGATCGTGGTCGCGATCGGCGACTGCGCCTGCTGGGGCGGCATTCCGGCGATGGAACCGAACCCGTCCGGATCGACGGGGCTGCAGTTCCACAAGCGGGAGAAGGGCGGCTTCCTCGGCTCGGACTTCCGGTCGAAGATGGGGCTGCCGGTCATCAACGTGCCCGGCTGCCCGGCCCACCCGGACTGGATCACCCAGATCCTGGTCGCACTGGCCACAGGTCGCGCCGGTGACATCACCCTCGACGATCTGCATCGCCCCGAGACGTTCTTCAAGACCTTCACCCAGACGGGCTGCACCCGAGTGCAGTTCTTCGAGTACAAGCAGTCGACGCTGTCGTTCGGCGAGGGCACCCGAACCGGTTGCCTGTTCTATGAATTCGGCTGCCGCGGACCGATGACGCATTCACCGTGCAACCGCATCCTGTGGAACCGGCAGTCGTCGAAGACCCGGGCCGGCATGCCCTGCCTCGGCTGCACCGAGCCCGAGTTCCCGCACTTCGACCTCGCCCCCGGAACGCTGTTCAAGACGCAGAAGGTCAGCGGCATGATCCCGAAGGAAGTACCCGAGGGAACCGACCACCTGACCTACATGGGTCTGGCCGCGGCCGCGCGCATCGCGGCGCCGCAGTGGTCCAAAGAAGACATGTTCGTGGTCTGA
- the hypD gene encoding hydrogenase formation protein HypD, with product MKYLDEFRDPVAAKTLVDAIRRRATRTWTVMEVCGGQTHSIIRNGIDQLLDGAVEFIHGPGCPVCVTPLEMIDRALEIAARDDVIFCSFGDMLRVPGSSRDLFAVRARGGDVRIVYSPLDATRVAADNPDKQVVFFGVGFETTAPANAMAVLHAQRLGLTNFSMLVSHVLVPPAMRAILSSPSKRVQGFLAAGHVCSVMGTAEYQPLVDEFGVPIVVTGFEPLDLLEGVRQVVELLEEGTPALRNAYPRAVSAEGNPVAQQTLADVFAVTDRQWRGIGMIPRSGWTLSPRYAEFDAERRFGVGHLQVAESAECHSGEVLQGLLKPNECPAFGRTCTPRTPLGATMVSSEGACAAYYQFRRLEAATTHV from the coding sequence GTGAAGTACCTCGACGAATTCCGCGACCCGGTGGCGGCCAAGACGCTGGTCGACGCGATCCGCCGCCGTGCCACCCGGACGTGGACGGTGATGGAAGTGTGTGGCGGCCAGACGCATTCGATCATCCGCAACGGGATCGACCAGCTGCTCGACGGCGCGGTGGAGTTCATCCACGGACCGGGCTGCCCGGTGTGCGTCACACCGCTGGAGATGATCGACCGGGCGCTGGAGATCGCGGCCCGCGACGACGTGATCTTCTGCTCGTTCGGTGACATGCTGCGGGTGCCGGGCAGCAGCCGGGACCTGTTCGCGGTGCGGGCCCGCGGCGGCGACGTGCGGATCGTCTACTCACCGCTGGACGCCACCCGGGTGGCCGCCGACAACCCCGACAAGCAGGTGGTGTTCTTCGGCGTCGGCTTCGAGACCACCGCGCCCGCCAACGCCATGGCGGTGCTGCACGCCCAGCGGCTGGGGCTGACGAACTTCTCGATGCTGGTCTCCCATGTGCTGGTGCCGCCTGCGATGAGGGCGATCCTGTCGTCACCGAGCAAACGCGTCCAGGGCTTCCTGGCTGCCGGCCACGTGTGCTCGGTGATGGGTACGGCCGAATACCAGCCGCTCGTCGACGAGTTCGGGGTACCGATCGTGGTGACCGGTTTCGAGCCACTCGACCTGCTCGAAGGAGTCCGTCAGGTCGTCGAGCTGCTGGAGGAGGGCACGCCCGCGCTGCGCAACGCCTATCCGCGTGCGGTCAGCGCGGAGGGCAACCCGGTGGCGCAGCAGACCCTCGCCGACGTCTTCGCCGTCACCGACCGGCAATGGCGGGGCATCGGCATGATCCCCAGATCAGGATGGACGCTGTCGCCCCGCTACGCCGAATTCGACGCCGAGCGCCGCTTCGGGGTCGGCCATCTGCAGGTCGCCGAGTCCGCCGAGTGTCACAGCGGAGAGGTGCTGCAGGGACTGCTCAAACCCAATGAATGTCCGGCCTTCGGCCGCACCTGCACCCCGCGTACACCGCTCGGCGCGACGATGGTGTCCAGTGAGGGGGCGTGCGCGGCGTACTACCAGTTCCGCCGGCTGGAAGCAGCGACCACCCATGTCTGA
- a CDS encoding AraC family transcriptional regulator produces MSRLTRLGYIDIRRTSDPVRRKVRSRGVPPALTDHEIFYTEDIAKATRLMGRALSPLTLTVDPTEADGFAATMHGVRLRNVSMLYVDLHVPATVDIPESGRYYAVHMPMNGVATVVHPSSTFQANTMRSLVSSPGVPLRLELGLDTPQLLIRIEAQAMSAHVTRLIGRNLLRPLVFEPEFDLATEAAMRWHAAVQLVHTEVYHAGSLIQKGRAIGPVEELVMSSLLYLQPSNYHADITQPSSPDPRRTVIQQAMDFIDDHLAERITMESLAGAVHMSVRSIQQGFRSELGMSPMAFVRERRLERVHEELTDAIPSDGVTVTAVAERWGFHHLGSFSVEYRKRWGEAPSETLRR; encoded by the coding sequence ATGTCGCGTCTGACCCGTCTCGGCTACATCGACATCCGCCGCACCAGTGATCCGGTCCGTCGCAAGGTTCGCTCCCGCGGCGTCCCCCCCGCGCTGACCGACCATGAGATCTTCTACACCGAGGACATCGCCAAGGCGACGCGGCTGATGGGTCGCGCGCTGTCTCCGCTGACCCTCACGGTGGACCCCACCGAGGCCGACGGGTTCGCGGCGACGATGCACGGCGTGCGCCTGCGCAACGTCAGCATGCTCTATGTCGACCTGCACGTGCCTGCGACGGTCGACATCCCCGAATCCGGTCGCTATTACGCGGTGCACATGCCGATGAACGGGGTCGCCACCGTCGTCCATCCGTCCTCGACGTTCCAGGCCAACACGATGCGGTCGCTGGTCTCCAGCCCCGGGGTGCCGCTGCGGCTGGAACTCGGCCTCGACACACCGCAGCTGCTGATCCGGATCGAGGCCCAGGCGATGTCCGCCCATGTGACCCGGCTGATCGGACGAAACCTGTTGCGCCCGTTGGTGTTCGAACCGGAGTTCGATCTGGCGACCGAGGCGGCGATGCGCTGGCACGCCGCGGTCCAGCTGGTGCACACCGAGGTCTACCACGCCGGATCGCTGATCCAGAAGGGGCGGGCGATCGGACCGGTCGAGGAACTGGTGATGAGCAGCCTGCTCTATCTGCAGCCGTCGAACTACCACGCAGACATCACCCAGCCGTCGTCGCCGGATCCGCGCCGCACGGTGATCCAGCAGGCGATGGACTTCATCGACGACCACCTCGCCGAGCGGATCACGATGGAGTCGCTGGCGGGCGCCGTGCACATGAGCGTGCGGTCGATCCAGCAGGGTTTCCGCTCCGAACTGGGCATGTCGCCGATGGCGTTCGTGCGTGAGCGCCGCCTCGAGCGGGTGCACGAGGAACTCACCGATGCGATCCCGTCCGACGGCGTGACGGTGACCGCCGTGGCCGAACGCTGGGGCTTTCACCACCTCGGCAGCTTCTCGGTCGAATACCGCAAACGCTGGGGCGAGGCACCGTCGGAGACGCTGCGCCGCTGA
- a CDS encoding nickel-dependent hydrogenase large subunit, producing MTSQLDLFVSPLGRVEGDLDVRVTIEDGVVTSAWTEAAMFRGFEIILRGKDPQSGLVVCPRICGICGGSHLYKSAYALDTAWRTHMPHNATLIRNICQACETLQSIPRYFYALFAIDLTNKNYAKSSMYEEAVRRFAPYVGTSYQPGVVLSAKPVEVYAIYGGQWPHSSFMVPGGVMCAPTLSDVTRSIAILEHWNDAWLEGQWLGCSVDRWLENKTWNDVLAWVDENEAQYNSDCGFFIRYCLDVGLDKYGQGVGNYLATGTYFEPSLYENPTIDGRNAALIGRSGVFADGQYYEFDQANVREDITHSFYQGDRPLHPFEGETIPIDPEQGRKQGKYSWAKSPRYAVGDLGNIPLEAGPLARRMAAAGPNPAAHQDDDPLFGDIYNTIGPSVMVRQLARMHEAPKYYKWARQWLDALELKESFYTKPTEYAEGKGFGSTEAARGSLSDWIVLEDNKIKNYQVVTPTAWNIGPRDGSEVLGPIERALVGSPIVDAEDPVELGHVARSFDSCLVCTVHAYDGKTGRELSKFVINGMV from the coding sequence ATGACGTCACAACTGGACCTGTTCGTCAGCCCGCTGGGCCGCGTGGAGGGTGACCTCGACGTGCGTGTCACGATCGAGGACGGGGTCGTCACCTCCGCCTGGACCGAGGCCGCGATGTTCCGGGGCTTCGAGATCATCCTGCGCGGCAAGGATCCTCAGTCCGGGCTCGTGGTGTGCCCGCGCATCTGCGGCATCTGCGGCGGCAGCCACCTGTACAAGTCGGCCTACGCGCTGGACACGGCATGGCGGACCCACATGCCGCACAACGCGACGCTGATCCGCAACATCTGTCAGGCCTGCGAGACGCTGCAGTCGATCCCTCGCTACTTCTACGCGCTGTTCGCGATCGACCTGACGAACAAGAACTACGCCAAGTCCTCGATGTACGAGGAGGCGGTGCGACGCTTCGCCCCCTACGTCGGGACCAGCTATCAGCCCGGTGTCGTGCTGAGCGCCAAGCCGGTCGAGGTTTACGCGATCTACGGCGGGCAGTGGCCGCACTCGAGCTTCATGGTGCCCGGCGGCGTGATGTGCGCGCCGACGCTGTCGGACGTCACCCGGTCGATCGCGATCCTCGAGCACTGGAACGACGCCTGGCTGGAAGGCCAGTGGCTGGGTTGCTCGGTGGACCGCTGGCTGGAGAACAAGACCTGGAACGACGTGCTCGCCTGGGTGGACGAGAACGAGGCGCAGTACAACAGCGACTGCGGCTTCTTCATCCGTTACTGCCTCGACGTCGGACTGGACAAGTACGGCCAGGGCGTCGGCAATTATCTCGCCACCGGAACGTATTTCGAGCCGTCGCTCTACGAGAACCCCACCATCGACGGTCGCAACGCGGCGTTGATCGGGCGCTCGGGGGTGTTCGCCGACGGGCAGTACTATGAGTTCGACCAGGCGAACGTCCGCGAGGACATCACCCACTCCTTCTACCAGGGCGACCGGCCGCTGCATCCGTTCGAGGGCGAGACCATCCCGATCGACCCGGAGCAGGGACGCAAGCAGGGCAAGTACAGCTGGGCGAAATCGCCGCGCTACGCCGTCGGCGACCTTGGCAACATCCCGTTGGAAGCCGGCCCGCTGGCCCGGCGGATGGCGGCGGCCGGCCCGAACCCCGCGGCGCACCAGGACGACGACCCGCTGTTCGGCGACATCTACAACACCATCGGTCCGTCGGTGATGGTGCGCCAGCTCGCGCGCATGCACGAGGCGCCGAAGTACTACAAGTGGGCGCGGCAGTGGCTCGACGCGCTGGAGCTCAAGGAGAGCTTCTACACCAAGCCGACCGAGTACGCCGAGGGCAAGGGCTTCGGGTCCACCGAGGCGGCCCGGGGTTCGCTGTCGGACTGGATTGTGCTCGAGGACAACAAGATCAAGAACTATCAGGTGGTGACGCCGACCGCGTGGAACATCGGCCCGCGGGACGGTTCGGAGGTGCTCGGCCCGATCGAGCGGGCGCTGGTCGGGTCCCCGATCGTCGACGCCGAGGACCCCGTGGAGCTCGGCCACGTCGCCCGCAGCTTCGACTCCTGCCTGGTGTGCACGGTGCACGCCTACGACGGCAAGACCGGCCGGGAGCTGAGCAAGTTCGTCATCAACGGGATGGTGTGA
- the hypE gene encoding hydrogenase expression/formation protein HypE encodes MSETPVSVDPADWVCPLPLRETRRVVLGHGGGGVLSEELIENLFLPAFGGAAGPSRDSAVLQTGAGRIALTTDSYVVQPLFFPGGNIGDLAVNGTINDLACSGAQPIGLTAGFIIEEGLEIDVLGAVATTMGKAAAAAGVPIVTGDTKVVGKGSADQLFVNTAGVGVVPAGVDIGPERARPGDVVIVSGAIGEHGVAIMSVREGIDFGTQVRTDSAPLHRLVAAMLAAAGPAAVHTLRDPTRGGLVASVVEIARAASVGVQLDEAAIPVPETVASACSFLGLDPLQVANEGKLVAFVAPEHAEAVLAAMRAHPDGAAATVIGRVVDEHPGMAVARTPFGTTRVVERELGEQLPRIC; translated from the coding sequence ATGTCTGAGACACCGGTGTCCGTCGATCCCGCGGACTGGGTGTGTCCGTTACCGCTGCGGGAGACCCGGCGGGTGGTGCTCGGCCACGGCGGGGGCGGCGTGCTCTCCGAGGAGCTGATCGAGAACCTCTTCCTGCCGGCCTTCGGCGGTGCCGCGGGCCCGTCGCGGGATTCGGCGGTGCTGCAGACCGGCGCCGGCCGCATCGCACTGACCACCGATTCCTATGTCGTACAACCGCTGTTCTTCCCCGGCGGCAACATCGGCGATCTCGCGGTCAACGGCACCATCAACGACCTCGCCTGCAGCGGCGCCCAACCCATCGGGCTCACCGCCGGTTTCATCATCGAGGAGGGTCTGGAGATCGACGTGTTGGGCGCAGTCGCCACCACGATGGGCAAGGCGGCCGCCGCGGCCGGGGTGCCGATTGTCACCGGTGACACCAAGGTCGTCGGAAAGGGCAGCGCCGACCAGCTTTTCGTCAACACCGCCGGTGTCGGCGTCGTGCCGGCCGGGGTCGACATCGGGCCGGAGCGCGCGCGACCGGGCGACGTGGTGATCGTGTCGGGCGCCATCGGCGAGCACGGAGTGGCGATCATGAGCGTGCGCGAGGGCATCGACTTCGGCACGCAGGTGCGCACCGACAGCGCCCCGCTGCACCGGCTGGTGGCCGCCATGCTCGCCGCAGCCGGCCCGGCGGCGGTGCACACGCTGCGCGACCCGACCCGCGGCGGCCTGGTGGCGTCGGTGGTCGAGATCGCCCGGGCCGCCTCGGTGGGGGTCCAGCTCGATGAGGCCGCGATCCCGGTGCCCGAAACCGTGGCGTCCGCCTGCTCGTTCCTGGGGCTCGATCCGCTGCAGGTCGCCAACGAGGGCAAGCTGGTCGCCTTCGTCGCACCCGAGCACGCCGAGGCGGTGCTGGCTGCGATGCGCGCGCATCCCGACGGCGCCGCGGCCACGGTGATCGGCCGGGTCGTCGACGAGCACCCGGGGATGGCGGTGGCCCGGACCCCGTTCGGCACCACGCGGGTAGTGGAACGCGAACTCGGAGAACAGCTTCCGCGCATCTGTTGA
- the hypB gene encoding hydrogenase nickel incorporation protein HypB gives MGRFHRHDDGTVHSHDHDHDHDDAHGDHSGYQTATQRVDVLEAIFSENDVRAAENRDAFARNGIRALNMMSSPGSGKTAVLAATLDELAGDVDVGIVEGDIATDLDAARLSGRGAQISLLNTDNGFGGECHLDAPMVSRALAGLDLPGLDLVIIENVGNLVCPAEFDVGEHAKVMVYSLTEGEDKPLKYPVMFRAVDVVLLNKIDLAPYLDADVATYTERIRQVNPGAVVLPVSAKTGEGMADWFAWLRAFVAG, from the coding sequence ATGGGTAGGTTCCACCGCCACGACGACGGCACCGTGCACAGCCACGACCACGATCACGACCACGACGACGCGCACGGCGACCACAGCGGCTACCAGACCGCGACCCAGCGCGTCGACGTCCTCGAAGCGATCTTCTCCGAGAACGACGTCCGCGCCGCGGAGAATCGGGACGCGTTCGCCCGCAATGGAATCCGTGCACTGAACATGATGAGCTCGCCCGGCTCGGGTAAGACCGCCGTGCTGGCCGCCACGCTGGACGAGCTTGCGGGCGACGTGGACGTCGGCATCGTCGAGGGCGACATCGCCACCGACCTGGACGCCGCTCGACTGTCCGGCCGGGGCGCGCAGATCTCACTTCTGAACACAGACAACGGTTTCGGCGGCGAGTGCCACCTCGACGCGCCGATGGTGAGCCGCGCGCTGGCCGGGTTGGACTTGCCCGGTCTGGACCTGGTGATCATCGAGAACGTCGGGAACCTGGTGTGTCCCGCGGAATTCGACGTGGGTGAGCACGCCAAGGTGATGGTCTACTCGCTGACCGAGGGCGAGGACAAGCCGCTGAAGTATCCGGTGATGTTCCGTGCCGTGGATGTGGTGCTGCTCAACAAGATCGACCTGGCCCCCTACCTGGATGCCGACGTCGCGACGTACACGGAGCGGATCAGGCAGGTGAACCCGGGTGCTGTCGTCCTGCCGGTCAGCGCCAAGACCGGCGAGGGCATGGCCGATTGGTTCGCCTGGCTTCGCGCCTTCGTCGCGGGCTGA
- the hypF gene encoding carbamoyltransferase HypF, producing MSAHTRVRLSVTGVVQGVGFRPTVARIAAAHRLGGFVLNDAGSVQCELEGPGARVDAAVQTLRDAPPPLAHVDTFVVAPRPVLGERVFRILDSTPGGDDGRRTLVAPDIATCPDCLRELFDPADRRHRHPFITCTNCGPRYTVITDLPYDRPATTMAGFPMCAVCAAEYSDPTARRYHAQTIACPECGPRLSWHGPHTGGPALESAAAALRDGLIVAVKGIGGYHLACRADDDDAVARLRQRKNRPAKPFAVMVADVEHARRISVVEDAAARSLTSPAAPIVLLAAHPGTVSDGVAPNLRDLGVMLAYSPIHHLLFVELDVPALVMTSANQGGSPIVYRTEDLGWIDGLADAALDHDRPIHVPCEDSVVSMDADGNELPLRRSRGFAPLPVPLGDGGSACVLATGGDLKTTFALTGSHGRAHLSSHLGDMADPRTQRCFAATVDHLAFLTGSVPDVVAHDAHPGYATTRWAQRHGGRLLAVQHHHAHAMSLLAEHRRLGDPMLAVAFDGTGFGTDGTIWGGELLAVTGPVEFTRVGHLAPFRLPGGDGAVRFPARIAVDLLRRAGIDPAADLPPVAALGPAGMHILTQQLDREVGCVPTTSMGRLFDAVSSLLGVCQQVTYEGQAAVELEHLARAGRDGTPADFDVADGVLDPAPVMLALVEGLRAGRARADLALLFHDAVIRATVRAAGDAAAVARIPTVGLTGGVFANRLLLAGIAAGLRARGLEVLTHRVVPCNDGGLALGQAAVAVVASMASVSVSSSSPRERSEPCASGSPGR from the coding sequence ATGAGCGCACACACGCGCGTACGGCTGAGTGTCACCGGCGTGGTCCAGGGAGTGGGGTTCCGCCCCACGGTCGCGCGGATCGCCGCTGCGCACCGGCTGGGCGGATTCGTGCTCAACGACGCCGGCTCGGTGCAGTGCGAACTCGAGGGACCCGGCGCGCGCGTCGACGCGGCGGTGCAGACCCTGCGCGACGCCCCACCGCCCCTGGCACATGTCGACACCTTCGTGGTGGCGCCCCGTCCGGTCCTCGGGGAACGGGTGTTCCGCATCCTGGACAGCACCCCGGGCGGCGACGACGGCCGGCGCACCCTCGTGGCGCCCGACATCGCGACGTGCCCGGACTGCCTTCGCGAGTTGTTCGACCCGGCCGACCGGCGGCACCGCCACCCGTTCATCACGTGCACGAACTGCGGGCCGCGCTACACGGTGATCACCGATCTGCCCTACGACCGGCCGGCCACCACGATGGCGGGCTTTCCGATGTGCGCGGTCTGCGCCGCGGAGTACAGCGACCCCACCGCCCGGCGCTATCACGCCCAGACCATCGCCTGCCCGGAGTGCGGGCCGCGGCTGAGCTGGCACGGCCCGCACACCGGTGGTCCCGCACTGGAATCCGCCGCAGCGGCGCTGCGGGACGGCCTGATCGTCGCGGTCAAGGGCATCGGCGGCTATCACCTGGCGTGCCGCGCGGACGACGACGACGCCGTCGCCCGGCTGCGGCAGCGGAAGAACAGGCCCGCCAAGCCTTTCGCCGTGATGGTCGCCGACGTCGAGCACGCGCGCCGGATCTCCGTCGTCGAGGACGCGGCGGCGCGGTCGCTGACCTCGCCCGCCGCGCCCATCGTGCTGCTGGCGGCGCACCCGGGCACGGTGAGCGACGGGGTGGCGCCGAATCTTCGCGACCTCGGCGTGATGCTCGCCTATTCGCCGATCCACCACCTGCTCTTCGTCGAGCTCGATGTGCCTGCCCTGGTGATGACGTCGGCCAACCAGGGCGGCTCGCCGATCGTGTACCGCACCGAGGATCTGGGGTGGATCGACGGATTGGCCGACGCGGCGCTCGACCACGACCGCCCCATCCACGTGCCCTGCGAGGACTCCGTCGTGAGCATGGACGCCGACGGAAACGAACTGCCGCTGAGGCGTTCTCGCGGCTTCGCACCGCTGCCCGTTCCGCTCGGCGACGGCGGATCGGCGTGCGTGCTGGCCACCGGCGGCGATCTGAAGACCACGTTCGCGCTGACCGGCAGCCACGGCCGGGCGCACCTGTCGTCGCACCTGGGGGACATGGCCGACCCGCGCACCCAGAGGTGCTTCGCTGCGACGGTGGACCACCTGGCATTCCTGACCGGGAGTGTGCCGGACGTCGTCGCCCACGACGCGCATCCGGGGTATGCGACGACGCGGTGGGCGCAGCGCCACGGAGGCCGGCTGCTCGCCGTGCAGCACCACCATGCCCACGCGATGTCGCTGCTGGCCGAACACCGCCGGCTGGGCGACCCGATGCTCGCCGTCGCCTTCGACGGCACCGGGTTCGGCACCGACGGCACGATCTGGGGCGGCGAGCTGCTCGCGGTCACCGGCCCCGTGGAGTTCACCCGGGTGGGACACCTGGCGCCGTTCCGGCTGCCCGGCGGCGACGGCGCCGTCCGGTTCCCGGCGCGGATCGCGGTCGACCTGCTCCGGCGCGCCGGCATCGATCCGGCGGCCGACCTGCCGCCGGTGGCCGCGCTCGGACCCGCGGGCATGCACATCCTGACCCAGCAGCTGGACCGCGAGGTGGGATGCGTGCCGACCACCAGCATGGGCCGGCTCTTCGACGCGGTCTCGAGCCTGCTCGGGGTGTGCCAGCAGGTCACCTACGAGGGCCAGGCGGCGGTCGAGCTCGAGCACCTGGCACGGGCCGGACGTGACGGCACGCCGGCGGACTTCGACGTGGCGGACGGTGTGCTCGACCCCGCGCCGGTGATGCTGGCGCTGGTCGAGGGTCTGCGCGCCGGCCGGGCGCGCGCCGACCTGGCGCTGCTGTTCCATGACGCCGTCATCCGCGCGACGGTGCGCGCCGCCGGCGACGCGGCGGCGGTCGCGCGGATACCGACGGTGGGGCTGACCGGCGGCGTGTTCGCCAATCGCCTGCTGCTGGCCGGGATCGCAGCCGGACTGCGCGCGCGAGGACTGGAGGTGCTCACCCACCGGGTGGTGCCGTGCAACGACGGTGGGCTGGCGCTCGGGCAGGCAGCAGTGGCCGTGGTGGCCTCAATGGCCTCGGTGTCCGTGTCATCCAGTTCGCCTCGGGAAAGGAGTGAGCCATGTGCCTCGGGATCCCCGGGAAGGTGA
- a CDS encoding hydrogenase maturation nickel metallochaperone HypA — translation MHELSLCHAIAGVVRTHADGRPVEVVRVRVGALRQVVAESLMFCWTIAAEHEGLAEAALELEQVPAAVCCRACGRESEIESRWSVRCPACDSGDVAVVRGEEFLVTSIDIRSDEAAEASHG, via the coding sequence GTGCACGAGTTGTCGCTGTGTCACGCCATCGCCGGTGTGGTGCGCACCCACGCCGACGGCCGCCCGGTCGAGGTGGTGCGGGTGCGCGTCGGAGCGCTGCGGCAGGTGGTCGCCGAATCGCTGATGTTCTGCTGGACGATCGCGGCCGAACACGAGGGTCTGGCTGAGGCCGCCCTGGAGCTGGAGCAGGTACCCGCCGCGGTGTGCTGCCGAGCGTGCGGCCGGGAGTCGGAGATCGAGTCACGGTGGTCGGTGCGCTGCCCGGCCTGCGACAGCGGCGACGTCGCGGTGGTGCGGGGCGAGGAGTTCCTGGTGACGTCGATCGACATCCGGTCGGACGAAGCGGCCGAGGCCTCCCATGGGTAG
- a CDS encoding HypC/HybG/HupF family hydrogenase formation chaperone, with protein MCLGIPGKVIDIWEEAGTRMSTVEFGGTTKTVCLAYLPDMEVGEYTIVHAGFAITRLDEASAHETLRMFAELGVLDEELAGEQPLARRDPA; from the coding sequence ATGTGCCTCGGGATCCCCGGGAAGGTGATCGACATCTGGGAGGAGGCCGGGACGCGAATGTCCACGGTCGAATTCGGCGGCACCACCAAGACGGTGTGCCTGGCGTATCTGCCCGACATGGAGGTCGGCGAATACACGATCGTGCATGCGGGTTTCGCGATCACTCGGCTCGACGAGGCGTCGGCGCACGAGACGTTGCGCATGTTTGCCGAACTGGGTGTGCTCGACGAGGAACTCGCCGGTGAGCAGCCGCTCGCGAGGAGGGATCCGGCGTGA